In Candidatus Bathyarchaeota archaeon, the genomic window GATGTTCCAGATATTGTAGTACTGTCTCTTCTTTAACTGTAAGTACATAACCATCACCGTCCATTAGTTCTTCATTATATGGATATACGCATCTGTACTCATTAATTAGAGAAAGAAGCTTATCTTGCCCAATAATACACATTTTTTACACGCCTTTAGTTAATTTTTGTTGAAGTAGTAATTATTTTCAATTTTTGATTTCATCTAAATTGAATTAAAAAAAAGATTCTAAAAGAAGTTAAAGTCCATTATTTGTCAAGATTATGAATTTTGCATTTCACATAGTTTTTCTAATCTTCCCCAGTTCTTATTAACTCTATCTTGGATAAGTTCTAACTCTTTAGAGTGCTCAGGTTTGAAAAGATGTTTAAACCTACCTTGAGGTTTCATATACTCTATTACTGGTAAAGGTTTAGGAATTTTTATATTAATTTGATATTTTCCATGATCATACTCATAAACTGGGAAATACCTAGTCTGAGTTGCTAATCTCGCAATTCTAAAAGTATCTTTATCTTCATGACGCCATCCTCTAGGGCAAGGTGCAATAATATGTATTACTGCTGGGCCTTCAACTTCAAGACCTTTTTGTACCTTAGTCATAAAATCGTTCCAATATGCTATATTTGCGGTTGCAGCATAATCAATTCCATGTGCAATACTTATACCGATTAAATCCTTCTTCCATTCAGGCTTTCCAGGTATCTTCTTTCCTCCCCAGGAAGTGGTAGTTGATGCACCATGAGGCGTAGCCCCTGATCTTTGAATGCCTGTATTCATATAAGCTTCATTGTCGTAGCATAGGTACAGGAAATCATGTCCCCTCTCTAAAGCACCTGATAATGCTTGAATTCCAATATCAAATGTTCCTCCATCTCCACCTACGGCGATTATATTGACCTTTCTAGGCTTGGAGCTTCTTCTTCCCATGGCTTTATATGCCGCTTCAATTCCACTTGCAGTCGCCGCTGCATTTTCAAATGCTGAGTGTACCCAA contains:
- a CDS encoding thiamine pyrophosphate-dependent enzyme, with product MVVLKELSTEELYIPGHRLCSGCGPSVAMRMMMKAAGKNTIITTATGCIEVGTTYYPYTSWLVPWVHSAFENAAATASGIEAAYKAMGRRSSKPRKVNIIAVGGDGGTFDIGIQALSGALERGHDFLYLCYDNEAYMNTGIQRSGATPHGASTTTSWGGKKIPGKPEWKKDLIGISIAHGIDYAATANIAYWNDFMTKVQKGLEVEGPAVIHIIAPCPRGWRHEDKDTFRIARLATQTRYFPVYEYDHGKYQINIKIPKPLPVIEYMKPQGRFKHLFKPEHSKELELIQDRVNKNWGRLEKLCEMQNS